One window of the Populus trichocarpa isolate Nisqually-1 chromosome 9, P.trichocarpa_v4.1, whole genome shotgun sequence genome contains the following:
- the LOC7491154 gene encoding lysM domain receptor-like kinase 4: MYRIWFAAETMVFIWFLIFLFFNPINAQQYYDPSDCSENTSYPGSRYTCNHSYQHPCQTFLVYRASHYFKTISDVSQLFQLDPAELLHLNNLKSQLKVLEPGREVLVPIKCSCLGQFFQATFNYTVPENSTVELSDIACRIFEGLAKPGTLVEENASEGNNVEVGTKLHVPLKCACPDNSSNSSGVKYLVTYPLVEGDEPSILSEKFSITPVDLWVANNFQPWPTIYPNTTVLIPLKTDPVINFSIPRSPPPSPGFLPTILVQKTTNTKLRNLYIAGSVVGFILLLAALIVCGLHVKALRKFKVVKLQSFNTRSSQLSCPTPSSPRSGQLTGRSSATSCLSPDLLAGIKYSLRNYSIEDLKRATDDFSEERKIGDQAYKGLNMDNAEMMIKLMRFEQTRQVIDIHSKINHINILNLLGVCYGENDYSWSYLVFELPSNGCLRDLLSNSSNPLRWDKRTQIAFDIATALHYLHYCIFPTYAHLSVNSRNIFVTTDWRAKLTNIRTNPAVGSSRGNENIESVKGCVAPEYVVDGSVSEKVDIFAFGVVLLELISGKDDVDGKSFKECIAFLGGKTTEGGCFDGLRSFMDPCLKEDYPLAEALCVTVLAKACVEEDPLHRPSMDDILKVLVRMVR; this comes from the coding sequence ATGTATCGTATCTGGTTTGCTGCAGAAACCATGGTCTTCATTTGGTTTCTGATCTTCCTGTTCTTCAATCCAATCAATGCTCAACAATACTATGACCCGTCGGATTGTTCAGAAAATACAAGCTATCCAGGTTCAAGATACACTTGCAATCATTCCTATCAGCATCCATGCCAAACATTTTTAGTCTACAGAGCCAGCCACTATTTCAAGACTATCTCAGATGTCTCTCAGTTGTTTCAGCTAGATCCTGCTGAGCTACTTCACTTAAACAATCTTAAATCTCAGCTGAAAGTTCTCGAACCAGGTCGAGAAGTTCTTGTTCCGATCAAATGTTCTTGCCTTGGCCAGTTCTTCCAGGCAACTTTCAACTACACAGTTCCAGAAAACAGTACAGTTGAACTCTCGGATATTGCTTGCAGAATTTTCGAAGGTTTAGCAAAACCAGGCACCCTTGTCGAGGAAAACGCATCTGAAGGAAATAATGTTGAGGTTGGTACTAAGCTTCATGTGCCCTTGAAATGTGCGTGTCCGGATAATTCTAGTAACAGCAGTGGAGTCAAGTACCTTGTGACCTACCCTTTGGTAGAAGGCGATGAACCAAGCATACTAAGTGAAAAATTTAGCATCACTCCCGTAGATTTATGGGTCGCTAATAATTTTCAACCTTGGCCAACTATATATCCAAACACAACTGTCTTAATTCCCTTGAAAACAGACCCTGTCATTAATTTCAGTATCCCACGCTCTCCACCTCCAAGTCCTGGTTTTCTTCCCACAATTTTAGTTCAGAAAACCACCAACACAAAGTTACGGAATCTGTACATTGCAGGATCAGTTGTTGGCTTTATTCTGCTACTAGCTGCATTGATTGTATGTGGGTTGCATGTGAAGGCCTTGCGCAAATTTAAGGTTGTGAAGTTACAGTCCTTCAATACTAGAAGCTCTCAACTTTCATGCCCAACACCAAGTTCTCCTAGATCAGGACAATTAACAGGTCGAAGCTCAGCAACTTCTTGTTTATCTCCTGATCTTCTGGCTGGCATTAAGTATTCCTTGAGAAACTATAGCATTGAGGACCTCAAGAGAGCGACAGATGATTTCAGTGAAGAAAGGAAGATTGGGGATCAAGCCTACAAGGGGTTGAATATGGATAATGCGGAAATGATGATCAAGCTGATGAGATTTGAACAGACCCGCCAAGTTATCGATATACATTCGAAAATCAACCACATAAATATTCTGAATTTGCTTGGTGTTTGTTATGGAGAGAATGACTATTCTTGGTCCTACCTCGTGTTCGAGCTACCTAGCAATGGCTGCTTGAGGGACTTGTTATCTAATTCATCGAATCCTCTTCGATGGGATAAACGAACTCAGATAGCTTTTGACATTGCTACAGCTCTTCACTATCTACATTATTGCATTTTTCCAACTTATGCTCACTTGAGTGTCAACAGTAGAAATATTTTTGTAACAACAGATTGGAGAGCAAAGCTTACAAATATCAGAACCAACCCTGCTGTTGGATCTTCCAGAGGAAATGAAAACATAGAGAGTGTCAAAGGATGTGTTGCACCGGAATACGTTGTCGATGGCTCGGTTTCTGAGAAAGTAGATATTTTTGCGTTTGGAGTTGTTCTACTTGAGCTCATCTCAGGAAAAGATGATGTTGATGGAAAATCATTCAAAGAATGTATTGCTTTTTTGGGCGGGAAAACTACTGAAGGTGGCTGTTTCGATGGATTGAGGAGTTTCATGGATCCATGTCTGAAGGAGGATTATCCTCTTGCCGAGGCCTTATGTGTAACTGTTTTGGCAAAGGCATGTGTTGAAGAAGACCCTTTACATAGGCCATCTATGGATGATATCTTGAAAGTTCTTGTCAGAATGGTACGATGA
- the LOC7491152 gene encoding receptor-like serine/threonine-protein kinase NCRK, whose product MKLQLKVALAFLISLIWIQQGFSDELSAKSGINKWTCTCSASYQGNQSYIKSNCSTSCDCSPDGGQSGGMWTCTCSSDGLPKVATGIQDTTCFTACNCTSGSLTDVQDTRKHFSSKIVLVILLLCVILTTLAFLASITCYLYRKDKCLVQSPVFLSDRERSCNSATNLISHRASSVSETKIRVDSPINPISGCFRKASFLCRSKTEIIQGNLILFTYSELEHATNKFSHSNLIGLGGSSYVYHGQLKDGRTVAVKRLKAQGGPDADFLFSTEVELLAKLHHCHVVPLLGYCSKFQGKFSERLLVFEYMPNGNLRDCLDGVLGEKMNWQTRVTIAIGAARGLEYLHESAAPRILHRDVKSTNILMDENWRAKITDLGMAKRLRGDGVPSSPSSPARMQGTFGYFAPEYAMIGRASPMSDVFSFGVVLLELITGRQPIHKSTNKGEESLVLWATPLLQDSGLVLLELPDPRLKGNFPEEELQIMAYLAKECLLLDPDARPSMGEVVQILSTIAPEKSKRRNIPVNLFQMSSIQRMKTELFKEKPDSRAEGPVDAEEVLKPDRSIQQSALDVEHDHFVGSNNVGADNNSIKYMERLILLTSKAQSLRSSDDEAVDLTEPRLESFCMANVKSP is encoded by the exons ATGAAGCTTCAGCTGAAAGTTGCTCTTGCTTTTCTCATTAGCTTAATCTGGATCCAGCAAGGTTTTTCTG ATGAACTTTCAGCTAAATCAGGCATCAACAAATGGACATGTACATGTTCAGCATCATATCAAGGAAATCAGAGCTATATTAAATCTAATTGTTCTACATCCTGTGATTGCAGTCCGG ATGGTGGACAAAGTGGAGGTATGTGGACATGTACATGTTCTTCCGATGGGTTACCAAAAGTTGCAACTGGCATTCAAGATACTACCTGTTTTACAGCCTGCAACTGCACTTCTG GTTCTCTTACTGATGTTCAAGatacaagaaaacatttttccaGCAAGATAGTTTTGGTCATCCTACTATTATGTGTCATACTCACAACTCTTGCATTTCTTGCTTCAATAACATGCTATCTCTACCGAAAGGACAAGTGCCTTGTCCAGTCACCAGTATTCTTGTCAGACAGGGAAAGGAGTTGCAATAGTGCTACTAACTTAATTAGTCACAGAGCATCTTCAGTGTCAGAAACTAAAATCAGGGTTGATTCCCCCATTAATCCTATATCAG GGTGTTTTCGCAAGGCTTCTTTCTTGTGTAGGAGCAAAACAGAGATTATACAAGGAAATTTAATCCTTTTCACGTACTCTGAGCTGGAACATGCAACCAATAAGTTCTCCCATTCTAATCTAATTGGACTTGGAGGAAGTAGTTATGTATATCATGGTCAGCTCAAGGATGGTAGGACTGTGGCAGTTAAGCGGCTGAAAGCTCAAGGTGGTCCTGATGCAGACTTCCTTTTTTCAACAGAG GTTGAGCTGTTAGCGAAGCTCCATCACTGTCATGTTGTGCCTTTGCTTGGCTACTGCTCGAAGTTCCAAGGGAAATTTTCTGAGAGGTTGCTGGTATTTGAATACATGCCTAATGGTAACCTGAGGGACTGTCTGGATGGGGTTTTAGGGGAAAAAATGAACTGGCAAACTCGTGTTACTATTGCAATAGGAGCTGCAAGGGGTTTAGAATATCTTCATGAATCAGCTGCTCCAAGAATTTTGCACAGAGATGTCAAATCAACCAATATTCTTATGGATGAAAACTGGAGGGCAAAA ATTACTGATCTTGGTATGGCTAAACGTTTAAGAGGTGATGGAGTTCCCAGCAGTCCCAGTTCTCCTGCAAGAATGCAGGGCACATTTGGCTATTTCGCACCAGAGTATGCAATGATTGGAAGAGCCTCTCCTATGTCAGATGTTTTCAGTTTTGGGGTAGTTCTTCTTGAACTTATCACTGGTCGGCAACCAATCCATAAATCAACCAACAAAGGAGAAGAAAGCCTTGTCTTATGG GCTACTCCTCTTCTCCAGGATAGTGGGCTAGTATTACTAGAGTTGCCTGATCCACGCTTGAAAGGGAATTTCCCAGAAGAAGAGTTGCAAATAATGGCTTACCTGGCAAAGGAGTGCCTGCTGTTGGATCCTGATGCTCGACCAAGCATGGGTGAGGTGGTACAAATCCTCTCAACTATAGCACcagaaaaatccaaaaggaGAAACATTCCTGTGAATCTTTTTCAG ATGTCTTCAATCCAGAGAATGAAAACTGAGCTATTCAAAGAAAAACCCGACAGTCGAGCTGAAGGTCCTGTTGATGCAGAGGAGGTACTGAAGCCAGACAGGTCAATTCAACAGTCAGCTTTAGATGTAGAACACGACCATTTTGTTGGAAGCAACAATGTAGGGGCAGATAATAATTCAATCAAGTATATGGAGAGGTTAATCCTTTTGACTTCAAAAGCTCAAAGTTTGCGTTCCTCGGATGATGAGGCTGTGGACTTAACTGAGCCTCGGCTAGAATCATTCTGCATGGCTAATGTTAAATCTCCATGA
- the LOC112328650 gene encoding E3 ubiquitin-protein ligase WAV3-like has protein sequence MGSKWRKAKLALGLNMCLYVPPTDVEQRDSSSSPSPARLFSRSSHGSTTPTPSSSGLRLSTSPDSNNKRTCAICLTAMKTGQGQAIFMAECSHSFHFHCIASNVKHGNQICPVCRAKWKEIPFQRSVSDVTCGKPRMSALGWPQDDAWMTVLRRLPPARTDANRHISSHYQANEPAIFDDDEDLDPQHETAEGNTSTQDAGDVNSVRTVEVFTYTEVSAVPKSVSYDNFTILIHLKAPLTSGRQNRNWNHAESPQSSQDSRAPVDLVTVLDVSGSMSGTKLALLKRAMGFVIQNLGPSDRLSVIAFSSTARRHFPLRRMTETGKLEALQAVNSLVSSGGTNIAEGLRKGFKVVVDRKWKNPVCSIILLSDGQDTYTISGTSMTRPQADYKSLLPTSIHRNGSSGFRIPVHAFGFGSDHDAASMHSISEISGGTFSFIEAEGVIQDAFAQCIGGLLSVVVQELQVKVESLHPRLEIGSIQAGSYKSSIMANAIMGFVDVGDLYAEEERDFLVTVNIPVDGTSDEMSLLKVSCTYRDPMTKGMMTLEEASQVKIQRPEITGTRVVSMEVEKQRNRLRAAEAMAEARAAAENGDLARAVSVLESCGKALSETASTRAGDRLCIALCAELKEMQERMASRRVYETSGRAYILSGLSSHSWQRATARGDSTDSTNLMQAYQTPSMADMVTQSQTMVFGTPSSQRKLRQTMSFPAARPRPR, from the exons ATGGGAAGCAAATGGAGAAAGGCAAAATTAGCTCTTGGCCTGAACATGTGTCTTTATGTCCCTCCGACTGATGTTGAACAACGTGATTCTTCCTCCTCACCTTCTCCTGCTAGACTATTCTCCCGCTCCTCTCACGGGTCCACTACTCCTACCCCTTCTTCTTCCGGCCTCCGCTTGTCCACATCCCCCGATAGCAACAATAAG AGGACCTGTGCAATATGCCTGACTGCCATGAAAACGGGACAGGGCCAAGCCATTTTTATGGCAGAATGCTCCCACTCCTTCCACTTCCATTGCATTGCCTCTAATGTAAAGCATGGGAACCAGATTTGTCCAGTTTGCCGAGCAAAGTGGAAAGAAATCCCCTTTCAAAGATCTGTTTCTGATGTTACTTGTGGAAAGCCAAGAATGAGCGCACTAGGTTGGCCCCAAGATGATGCTTGGATGACTGTTCTAAGACGGCTTCCTCCAGCTCGAACAGATGCAAACAGGCATATTTCATCACATTATCAAGCCAATGAACCAGCTatctttgatgatgatgaagactTGGATCCGCAACACGAGACTGCCGAGGGAAACACATCCACTCAAGATGCTGGTGATGTTAATTCTGTGAGAACTGTAGAGGTTTTCACATATACAGAAGTTTCAGCAGTTCCAAAATCAGTCTCTTATGATAATTTCACCATACTAATCCATCTCAAGGCCCCTCTTACAAGTGGAAGACAGAATAGGAACTGGAATCATGCTGAATCACCACAATCATCTCAAGATTCTCGTGCTCCGGTTGATCTCGTTACCGTGCTTGATGTTAGTGGCAGCATGTCTGGTACAAAGCTTGCTTTGCTAAAACGAGCTATGGGGTTTGTGATCCAGAATCTGGGTCCATCTGACCGACTGTCTGTTATTGCCTTCTCATCCACAGCCCGACGCCACTTTCCTCTTCGTCGCATGACAGAGACCGGAAAGCTCGAGGCCTTACAGGCTGTTAATTCTCTGGTTTCTAGTGGTGGGACAAACATTGCTGAAGGTCTAAGGAAAGGTTTCAAGGTGGTGGTTGATCGCAAATGGAAGAATCCAGTTTGTAGCATCATACTATTATCTGATGGGCAGGATACATATACTATCTCTGGCACAAGCATGACCCGTCCTCAAGCAGATTACAAATCTCTTCTCCCGACATCAATTCACCGGAATGGTAGCTCGGGGTTCCGTATTCCTGTGCATGCATTTGGGTTTGGTTCAGACCATGATGCTGCATCAATGCATTCAATTTCTGAGATTTCAGGTGGCACATTTTCATTCATAGAAGCTGAGGGTGTAATTCAGGATGCATTTGCACAGTGCATAGGAGGGCTATTGAGTGTGGTGGTGCAAGAGCTACAGGTCAAAGTTGAGTCTCTTCATCCAAGATTGGAAATTGGTTCAATTCAAGCAGGTAGTTACAAAAGCAGCATCATGGCCAATGCAATTATGGGCTTTGTTGATGTTGGAGACTTGTACGCCGAAGAAGAAAGGGATTTCTTGGTAACAGTCAATATTCCAGTTGATGGTACCAGTGATGAGATGTCATTGCTAAAGGTCAGTTGTACTTACAGAGATCCTATGACAAAAGGTATGATGACTCTTGAGGAAGCTAGCCAAGTAAAGATCCAAAGGCCCGAAATAACCGGAACACGAGTGGTGTCAATGGAAGTAGAGAAGCAACGAAACAGACTCCGTGCAGCGGAGGCAATGGCTGAGGCTAGAGCTGCAGCTGAAAATGGTGATCTAGCTCGTGCGGTCTCTGTCCTGGAGAGCTGTGGCAAAGCATTGTCAGAAACTGCATCTACTCGGGCAGGTGACAGACTGTGTATTGCACTGTGCGCGGAGTTGAAGGAGATGCAAGAACGGATGGCAAGCCGGCGGGTATATGAAACATCTGGAAGGGCTTACATTCTATCAGGTTTGAGCTCACACTCATGGCAAAGAGCAACTGCGCGAGGTGATTCCACTGACAGTACAAACCTCATGCAAGCTTACCAGACGCCATCAATGGCGGACATGGTAACCCAGTCTCAGACCATGGTATTCGGTACCCCATCTTCTCAACGTAAACTTAGGCAAACTATGTCATTTCCAGCTGCCAGACCACGGCCAAGGTAG
- the LOC7463303 gene encoding alpha carbonic anhydrase 7 has product MGKLAIQLLFLITFFLVLVSRILPATSQEVEDEADFNYDPNGEKGPANWGRIHPEWGACSNGSMQSPIDLLSERVDVVSHLGRLSRSYKPANATLRNRGHDMMLKWEGAAGSIEINGTEYLLKQCHWHSPSEHTINGKRLALEVHMVHESLDGKVAVVGIMYMIGRPDSFLSSLTKQLQSVAGTYERDTVAGVVDPRNIKIGSRKYYRYIGSLTIPPCTENVLWTIVRKVRTATREQVRMLRVAVHDESDTNARQIQPINSRTVKLFRPEDKDD; this is encoded by the exons ATGGGAAAGCTAGCAATCCAGCTCCTCTTTTTGATCACTTTCTTCCTCGTTCTTGTTTCGCGTATCCTCCCGGCAACATCTCAAGAAGTTG AGGACGAGGCAGACTTTAATTATGATCCAAATGGGGAGAAGGGACCTGCTAACTGGGGAAGGATTCACCCTGAGTGGGGTGCTTGTAGCAATGGATCTATGCAGTCTCCTATCGATCTGTTGAGCGAAAGAGTCGATGTGGTGTCCCATTTGGGGAGACTCAGTAGAAGTTACAAGCCTGCTAATGCCACTCTTAGGAATCGGGGCCATGATATGATG CTGAAATGGGAAGGTGCTGCAGGAAGCATTGAAATAAATGGAACTGAATATCTACTCAAACAGTGCCACTGGCATTCACCTTCGGAACATACAATCAATGGCAAGAG GCTTGCTTTAGAGGTGCACATGGTTCATGAGAGCCTTGATGGAAAGGTTGCTGTTGTTGGGATTATGTACATGATAGGAAGGCCAGACTCTTTCCTGTCATCT tTGACAAAACAATTACAATCGGTTGCTGGCACCTATGAACGAGATACAGTGGCGGGAGTAGTTGATCCAAGGAACATCAAGATAGGCAGCAGAAAGTATTACAGATACATTGGCTCCCTTACAATTCCACCTTGCACTGAAAATGTTCTGTGGACCATTGTTAGAAAG GTGAGGACTGCCACAAGAGAACAAGTTAGAATGCTTCGTGTAGCTGTTCATGAT GAATCAGACACCAATGCAAGACAAATACAACCAATAAATAGTCGAACGGTGAAACTTTTTAGACCAGAAGACAAGGATGACTAA